The proteins below are encoded in one region of Caulobacter henricii:
- a CDS encoding TonB-dependent receptor family protein, whose product MTRSFRRALMLGAAALCLATTVQAAETDQTRVDSVLVTARPDPEDPPAVALARKRLSETPGAVAVIASEAYANRFALGLNDTVRDVPGVFAQKKFGEDTRLSIRGSGIGNANHNRGTLLAQDGVPLNEADGYGDYQLIDPLLARYTEVYKGGNALRFGGALLGGAINFVTPTGKTAGADNLVRVEAGSFGTARLHGELARQFGDSDLFVGATLMNGDGWRQQSNSSAARLSANIGHSFGEDREVRLYVSGADLRQQIGGSLTLAQALNSPEKAAAANLANNYGRNMRNARASLQATWRLSDTTVLEGGVYGAWRDLDHPIFQVIDQESRNFGAFGRLDWTGQIAGHAADLFAGLSYRAGDLDARQWLNLRGSRGPSQAFSRQNAQALDVFAEGRFFVTPRVALVAGATFGTAERDYRADRQAGVASSFDLTARRDYDWLAPRFGLLFQVDQDSQMFANLTRSVEPPNFGAYSPSAAAGFAPVVPQTAWTGEIGARGRKGALAWDIALYRAQLKDELLTFVVDPAHPAATFNADETVHQGLEAGLDWRFNKRIRLRQTWAWSDFHFEGDPQYGDNSLPIVPEHLYRAELKYEHPAGWFVAPALEWSPRGPFVDYRNKVRAPDHAIASLGAGYVRDGVTVFLDARNLLDKRYVATVNPLANPAAVTAATVQNTAAFWPGEGRSVFVGVSGKF is encoded by the coding sequence ATGACCCGTTCCTTCCGCCGCGCCCTCATGCTGGGTGCCGCCGCCCTTTGTCTGGCCACCACCGTCCAGGCCGCCGAAACCGACCAGACCCGGGTCGATTCCGTCCTGGTCACCGCCCGCCCTGATCCGGAGGATCCGCCCGCCGTCGCCCTGGCCCGCAAGCGCCTGTCGGAAACCCCCGGCGCCGTGGCGGTGATCGCCTCGGAAGCCTATGCCAACCGCTTCGCCCTCGGCCTCAACGACACCGTCCGCGACGTGCCCGGCGTCTTCGCCCAGAAGAAGTTCGGCGAGGATACCCGCCTGTCGATCCGGGGTTCGGGCATCGGCAATGCCAACCATAATCGCGGCACCCTGCTGGCCCAGGACGGCGTGCCGCTGAACGAGGCCGACGGCTATGGCGACTATCAGCTGATCGACCCGCTGCTGGCCCGCTATACCGAGGTCTACAAGGGCGGCAACGCCCTGCGCTTCGGCGGCGCCCTGCTGGGCGGGGCGATCAATTTCGTGACGCCGACGGGCAAAACGGCCGGCGCCGATAATCTGGTGCGCGTCGAGGCCGGATCCTTCGGCACCGCCCGCCTGCATGGCGAGCTCGCCCGCCAGTTCGGCGACAGTGACCTCTTCGTCGGGGCCACCCTCATGAACGGCGACGGCTGGCGTCAGCAGAGCAACAGCTCCGCCGCCCGGCTGTCGGCCAATATCGGTCACAGCTTCGGCGAGGACCGTGAGGTGCGCCTGTATGTCAGCGGCGCGGACCTGCGCCAGCAGATCGGCGGCTCACTGACCCTGGCCCAGGCGCTGAACAGCCCGGAAAAGGCCGCCGCCGCCAATCTGGCCAATAATTACGGCCGCAACATGCGCAATGCCCGGGCCAGCCTGCAGGCTACCTGGCGGCTCTCCGACACCACCGTCCTCGAAGGCGGGGTCTATGGGGCCTGGCGCGACCTCGACCACCCGATCTTCCAGGTCATCGATCAGGAAAGCCGCAACTTCGGGGCCTTCGGCCGGCTGGACTGGACCGGTCAGATCGCCGGCCACGCCGCCGACCTGTTCGCCGGCCTGTCCTACCGGGCGGGCGATCTGGACGCCCGGCAGTGGCTGAACCTGCGCGGCTCCCGGGGCCCGTCCCAGGCCTTTTCCCGCCAGAACGCGCAGGCGCTGGACGTCTTTGCCGAGGGCCGGTTCTTTGTCACGCCCCGCGTCGCCCTGGTGGCCGGTGCCACCTTTGGCACCGCCGAGCGGGACTATCGCGCCGACAGGCAGGCCGGGGTCGCCTCGAGCTTCGACCTGACCGCCCGCCGCGACTATGACTGGCTGGCCCCGCGCTTCGGCCTGCTGTTCCAGGTGGATCAGGACAGCCAGATGTTTGCCAACCTGACCCGCTCGGTCGAGCCGCCCAATTTTGGGGCCTATTCGCCCAGCGCAGCGGCGGGCTTTGCGCCGGTCGTGCCCCAGACAGCCTGGACCGGTGAGATCGGTGCGCGCGGCCGCAAGGGAGCCCTAGCCTGGGACATCGCACTCTATCGCGCCCAGCTGAAGGACGAACTGCTGACCTTTGTGGTCGATCCCGCCCACCCGGCCGCCACCTTCAACGCCGACGAGACGGTGCACCAGGGCTTGGAAGCCGGCCTCGACTGGCGCTTCAACAAGCGCATCCGCCTCCGCCAGACCTGGGCCTGGTCGGACTTCCATTTCGAGGGCGACCCCCAGTACGGCGACAACAGCCTGCCGATCGTGCCGGAGCACCTGTACCGCGCCGAGCTGAAATATGAGCACCCGGCCGGCTGGTTCGTGGCCCCGGCCCTCGAATGGTCCCCCCGCGGCCCGTTCGTCGACTACCGCAACAAGGTCCGCGCCCCGGACCATGCCATCGCCTCACTCGGGGCCGGCTATGTGCGGGACGGGGTGACGGTGTTCCTCGATGCGCGCAATCTGCTCGACAAGCGCTATGTCGCCACCGTCAATCCCCTGGCCAATCCGGCGGCCGTCACGGCGGCGACTGTCCAGAACACGGCCGCCTTCTGGCCGGGCGAGGGACGCAGCGTCTTCGTCGGCGTCTCGGGCAAGTTCTAG
- a CDS encoding copper chaperone PCu(A)C: MPSARFLGLAAALTLALATPALAGDYKVGALTIKSPWTRPALINMNGVGFMTFANAGPRPVRLLSAESPVAGKVEIHQSAMANGVMSMRRQDDGVVIPAGGSVAFAPGGYHLMLLGLKQPLVQGQKVPLTLVFDNGRRAAVELTAQSAAPQAGQGSAAEPHHH, from the coding sequence ATGCCGAGCGCACGCTTCCTGGGCCTCGCGGCCGCCCTCACCCTCGCCCTGGCGACACCGGCCCTGGCCGGCGACTACAAGGTCGGGGCCCTGACCATCAAGTCGCCCTGGACCCGACCGGCCCTGATCAACATGAACGGGGTCGGGTTCATGACCTTCGCCAATGCCGGTCCGCGACCGGTGCGGCTGCTCAGCGCCGAAAGCCCGGTGGCCGGCAAGGTCGAGATCCATCAGTCGGCCATGGCCAATGGCGTCATGAGCATGCGCCGCCAGGACGACGGCGTGGTCATCCCGGCCGGGGGCTCCGTCGCCTTTGCGCCCGGCGGCTATCACCTGATGCTGCTGGGGCTGAAGCAGCCCCTGGTCCAGGGGCAAAAGGTGCCCCTGACCCTGGTGTTCGACAATGGCCGGCGCGCTGCGGTCGAACTGACCGCCCAGAGCGCGGCACCCCAGGCCGGACAAGGATCTGCCGCCGAGCCGCACCATCACTGA
- a CDS encoding YcnI family protein gives MHRFALALLALAAPLPALAHVVAAPDTARAGSYAAVAFRVGHACSAGDVTLKVRIEIPPGVVSARPQPKPGWTYEIEREAGADPKAAPSAVTFSGRLPDEAFDEFALLMKLPATGDTLVFPVIQTCEKGESQWTEVTSPDAPGEKLSRPAAILRLTPVELQPATHQH, from the coding sequence ATGCACAGGTTCGCCCTCGCCCTGCTGGCGCTCGCCGCCCCCCTGCCTGCCCTGGCCCATGTGGTCGCTGCGCCGGATACGGCGCGGGCGGGCTCCTATGCCGCCGTCGCCTTCCGGGTGGGTCATGCCTGCTCGGCGGGCGACGTCACCCTGAAGGTCCGGATCGAGATCCCGCCGGGCGTTGTCTCGGCCCGCCCGCAGCCCAAGCCCGGCTGGACCTATGAGATCGAGCGCGAGGCCGGTGCCGATCCCAAGGCCGCGCCCTCGGCCGTGACCTTCAGCGGCCGCCTGCCCGACGAGGCCTTTGACGAGTTCGCGCTACTGATGAAACTCCCCGCCACCGGCGATACCCTGGTGTTTCCGGTGATCCAGACCTGCGAGAAAGGGGAAAGCCAGTGGACCGAGGTGACCTCCCCTGACGCCCCGGGCGAGAAACTGTCCCGTCCCGCCGCTATCCTTCGACTGACGCCGGTCGAGCTCCAGCCCGCCACCCACCAGCACTGA
- a CDS encoding sulfite exporter TauE/SafE family protein, giving the protein MLSDPFFYAVAIPAVILLGLAKGGFSGIGVVATPLLALAVSPVLAAAILLPILIVQDVVSVWAFRKTWDKGLLKLMLPAAAVGIGLGVALAAFVSTAAVELAVGLIAIVFALQRLWAERAVKVAEQVGTTAGRPWLGVLCGLATGFTSQIAHAGGPPFQIYVLPLRLPRDRFIGTSAVFFAVVNWMKVPAYLALGQLTPGVLATAGVLLPLAIASTWAGVWLVRRVPAEGFYRVIYVLLVAVGGKLAFDGVHGLLS; this is encoded by the coding sequence ATGCTGTCCGACCCTTTCTTCTATGCTGTTGCCATCCCGGCCGTGATCCTGCTGGGCCTGGCCAAGGGCGGCTTCTCCGGGATCGGGGTGGTGGCGACCCCGTTGCTGGCCCTGGCCGTCTCGCCGGTTCTGGCCGCCGCCATCCTGCTGCCGATCCTGATCGTGCAGGACGTCGTCAGTGTCTGGGCCTTTCGCAAGACCTGGGACAAGGGCCTGCTGAAGCTGATGTTGCCGGCCGCCGCCGTGGGGATCGGCCTTGGCGTGGCCCTGGCGGCCTTCGTGTCGACGGCCGCCGTCGAACTGGCCGTCGGCCTGATCGCCATCGTCTTTGCCCTGCAGCGCCTGTGGGCCGAGCGGGCGGTCAAGGTCGCCGAGCAGGTCGGGACCACAGCGGGCCGGCCCTGGCTGGGCGTGCTGTGCGGTCTGGCGACGGGCTTTACCAGCCAGATCGCCCATGCCGGGGGACCGCCGTTCCAGATCTATGTCCTGCCGCTGCGCCTGCCGCGCGACCGCTTCATCGGCACCAGTGCCGTCTTCTTCGCGGTGGTCAACTGGATGAAGGTTCCGGCCTATCTCGCTCTCGGCCAGTTGACGCCCGGCGTCCTGGCCACGGCCGGCGTGCTGCTGCCCCTGGCCATAGCCTCGACCTGGGCCGGGGTCTGGCTGGTGCGCAGGGTCCCGGCGGAGGGTTTCTACCGGGTGATCTATGTCCTTTTGGTCGCGGTCGGCGGAAAGCTGGCCTTTGACGGGGTCCACGGACTGCTTTCCTGA
- the trhA gene encoding PAQR family membrane homeostasis protein TrhA, with product MTDITTHYPTAGAKCADLIVHLAGLACALLGGGILLGLAFGMGDLQRVAAVSVYTVGLILMLSLSTAYNFAKARWRPLLRRFDHAGIFVMIAASYTPFTTQNLHGWWAIGMTSAVWTVAGIGVLAKLFLPGLDKRFWVGLYLALGWLVLVAIKPMIDGLSWVALLLLAIGGVVYSTGTVFYLMRQLKFRRAIWHGHVIGGAGLHYAAVLVGVVLAGSHA from the coding sequence ATGACCGACATTACCACCCACTACCCGACCGCCGGTGCCAAGTGCGCCGACCTGATCGTTCATCTGGCCGGCCTGGCCTGTGCCCTGCTCGGCGGTGGCATACTGCTGGGCCTGGCCTTCGGCATGGGCGACCTGCAGCGCGTGGCGGCGGTATCGGTCTATACGGTCGGCCTGATCCTGATGCTGTCGCTGTCGACGGCCTACAATTTTGCCAAGGCCCGCTGGCGGCCGCTGCTGCGCCGCTTCGACCATGCCGGCATCTTCGTGATGATCGCCGCCTCCTACACCCCCTTCACCACCCAGAACCTGCACGGCTGGTGGGCGATCGGCATGACCTCGGCCGTCTGGACCGTGGCCGGGATCGGCGTGCTGGCCAAGCTGTTTCTGCCGGGTCTCGACAAGCGCTTCTGGGTCGGCCTGTACCTGGCCCTCGGCTGGCTGGTGCTGGTTGCAATCAAGCCGATGATCGACGGCCTGTCCTGGGTGGCTCTGCTGCTGCTGGCCATTGGCGGCGTGGTCTATTCCACCGGTACGGTGTTCTATCTGATGCGCCAGCTGAAGTTCCGCCGCGCCATCTGGCATGGCCATGTAATCGGCGGAGCGGGCCTGCACTATGCCGCCGTGCTGGTCGGGGTGGTGCTGGCCGGTTCGCACGCGTGA
- a CDS encoding M13 family metallopeptidase, whose amino-acid sequence MKRVWFAAAAVAALSLSAFGAQAQVQAHDDHQCLDDACTTQALFASASAGAAGDLTSLESPRYGAWGFDTSGMDTSVKPGEDFYKFANGAWDARTEIPSDRTRYGNFDKLSELSEARTKAIIEAAAANTAATGDTAKVGAAYRAFMNEAQIEALDAKPLAPWLAQIKAVKTKADFTALMGKSSTTPFTSLIGAGIQTDAKNPKAYAVYVGTGGTSLPDRDYYLDPKFADKKAAYLAYVEKMLTMVGWQKPAESAKAVVDFETLLAEATWTRAERRDRDKTYNPATLAELQALTPGYDWNRYLATSELPKVDRFIVTTNTSFPKYAKIYSETPLETLKAWQAFKVTDGSASLLSKRFVDANFEFRAKTLSGQPEQRPRWKRGVSAVNGMLGEAVGKDYVAAYFPPESKAKMLDLVANIRASMKVRIDNLDWMSAPTKVMAQDKLAKFTVKIGYPDVWEDYSKLEIKDDDAFGNAQRVGVWAWRKDVERLFKPVDKTEWGMTPQTVNAYYNSVNNEIVFPAAILQAPFFHPDADPAINYGGIGGVIGHEIGHGFDDQGRKSDGDGVLRDWWTAEDAAKFKAQADRLGAQYGAFEPLPGMKLNGALTMGENIGDMGGLAFGLDAYHASLKGQPAPILDGFTGDQRVYLGWAQVWRGKQRDEALKQQIIAGPHSPGYYRVNGTIRNMVGWYKAYDIKPGDKLYVAPEERVKIW is encoded by the coding sequence ATGAAACGAGTCTGGTTCGCTGCTGCCGCTGTGGCCGCCCTGTCGCTGTCGGCCTTTGGTGCCCAAGCCCAGGTCCAAGCCCACGATGACCATCAGTGCCTTGATGACGCCTGCACCACCCAGGCCCTGTTTGCCTCGGCCTCGGCCGGCGCGGCCGGCGACCTGACCTCGCTGGAGTCGCCGCGCTATGGTGCCTGGGGCTTCGACACCTCCGGCATGGACACCAGCGTCAAGCCCGGCGAAGACTTCTACAAGTTCGCCAACGGCGCCTGGGACGCCAGGACGGAGATCCCGTCGGACCGCACCCGCTATGGCAATTTCGACAAGCTGTCGGAACTGTCTGAAGCCCGCACCAAGGCGATCATCGAGGCTGCGGCCGCCAATACTGCCGCCACCGGCGACACCGCCAAGGTCGGCGCAGCCTATCGCGCCTTCATGAACGAGGCCCAGATCGAGGCGCTGGACGCCAAGCCGCTCGCGCCCTGGCTGGCCCAGATCAAGGCGGTCAAGACCAAGGCCGACTTCACCGCCCTGATGGGCAAGAGCAGCACCACGCCCTTTACCAGCCTGATCGGGGCGGGCATCCAGACCGACGCCAAGAACCCCAAGGCCTATGCGGTCTATGTCGGAACGGGCGGAACCTCGCTGCCGGATCGCGACTATTATCTGGACCCCAAGTTCGCCGACAAGAAGGCCGCCTATCTGGCCTATGTCGAAAAGATGCTGACCATGGTGGGCTGGCAAAAGCCCGCTGAGAGCGCCAAGGCCGTCGTCGATTTCGAGACCTTGCTGGCCGAGGCGACCTGGACCCGTGCCGAGCGCCGCGACCGGGACAAGACCTATAATCCGGCCACCCTGGCCGAACTTCAGGCCCTGACCCCGGGCTATGACTGGAACCGCTATCTGGCGACCTCGGAACTGCCCAAGGTCGACCGGTTCATCGTCACGACCAACACCTCGTTCCCGAAGTACGCCAAGATCTATTCGGAAACCCCGCTTGAGACCCTCAAGGCCTGGCAAGCCTTCAAGGTCACCGATGGCTCGGCCTCGCTGCTGTCGAAGCGTTTCGTGGACGCCAATTTCGAGTTCAGGGCCAAGACCCTGTCGGGTCAGCCCGAGCAGCGCCCCCGCTGGAAGCGCGGCGTCTCGGCCGTCAACGGCATGCTGGGCGAAGCGGTCGGCAAGGACTATGTCGCGGCCTACTTCCCGCCCGAGTCCAAGGCCAAGATGCTCGACCTGGTGGCCAATATCCGCGCGTCGATGAAGGTGCGGATCGACAACCTCGACTGGATGAGCGCTCCGACCAAGGTCATGGCCCAGGACAAGCTGGCCAAGTTCACGGTCAAGATCGGCTATCCTGACGTCTGGGAAGACTATTCCAAGCTCGAGATCAAGGACGACGACGCCTTCGGTAACGCCCAGCGCGTCGGCGTCTGGGCCTGGCGCAAGGACGTCGAGCGGCTGTTCAAGCCCGTCGACAAGACCGAATGGGGCATGACCCCGCAGACGGTCAACGCCTACTACAACTCGGTCAATAACGAGATCGTCTTCCCGGCCGCCATCCTGCAGGCCCCGTTCTTCCACCCCGACGCCGACCCGGCCATCAACTATGGCGGCATCGGCGGGGTGATCGGCCACGAAATCGGCCACGGCTTTGACGACCAGGGCCGCAAGTCCGACGGCGACGGCGTGCTGCGCGACTGGTGGACGGCGGAAGACGCCGCCAAGTTCAAGGCCCAGGCCGACCGTCTGGGTGCGCAGTACGGTGCCTTCGAGCCCCTGCCCGGCATGAAGCTGAACGGTGCCCTGACCATGGGCGAGAACATCGGCGACATGGGCGGCCTGGCCTTCGGCCTCGACGCCTACCATGCCTCGCTGAAGGGCCAGCCGGCCCCGATCCTCGACGGCTTCACCGGTGACCAG
- a CDS encoding DUF2946 family protein, producing MLARRGQSGPGLLVALLAAFAVLVQTLAPSAAMARSTQGGEAIIICTAEGAKLVRLGGEEPPTPAKIFGGFKCGQCVAATPAAIVTDPAVTVAPVRYAVRLEIAVVRVLGVRGHARAPPRPPGQGPPAFLNA from the coding sequence ATGCTCGCCCGTCGTGGACAATCCGGACCCGGTCTGCTCGTCGCCCTGCTGGCGGCGTTTGCAGTGCTGGTTCAGACCCTGGCCCCGAGCGCCGCCATGGCCCGTTCGACCCAGGGCGGCGAAGCGATAATCATCTGTACCGCCGAGGGGGCCAAGCTGGTCAGGCTCGGCGGCGAAGAGCCTCCGACACCGGCCAAGATCTTCGGCGGCTTCAAGTGCGGCCAGTGCGTGGCCGCCACCCCGGCCGCCATCGTCACGGACCCGGCCGTCACTGTTGCGCCCGTCCGCTATGCCGTCCGCCTTGAGATCGCGGTTGTGCGCGTCCTCGGCGTTCGCGGTCATGCCCGTGCCCCGCCCCGACCACCCGGCCAGGGCCCGCCTGCCTTCCTGAACGCCTGA
- a CDS encoding patatin-like phospholipase family protein, with protein sequence MSQPPEPARNAIQELFRDLKMPDPLKGKRLNAPPAESLASIVGFPGVRLTADQADKALNAVADRLAPTRSLLGRDDFNILALSGGASGGAFGAGVLTGLSKAGTRPEFAIVTGVSTGALIAPLAFLGSAWDERLTDAYVGGHAAELLSLKGFAGGLGPSLFKGEGLEALVAPFIDEVVINAVAREHARGRRLLIATTNLDNQKATIWDMGAIAAKGGEAAVRLFRDVLVASATVPGLFPPKMFEVEAGGERYQEMHVDGGVAAPLFLMPDALLHWRNLGQRLRRGRVYVIVNTVLEPLPRSTPPGVASIMGRSFETMLRFSYRQALSLASGFCARHNLPLSVTSIPSSFDGLNLLKFDTAAMRSIFDEGERLAAANAIWASPSAEPSGWRGLFRRQPARADSDPGPTDVLD encoded by the coding sequence TTGAGCCAACCGCCCGAGCCTGCCCGGAACGCGATTCAGGAGCTGTTCCGCGACCTCAAGATGCCCGACCCCCTCAAGGGCAAGCGGCTCAATGCCCCCCCGGCCGAAAGCCTCGCAAGCATTGTCGGCTTTCCAGGGGTGCGCCTGACCGCCGACCAGGCCGACAAGGCCCTGAACGCGGTCGCCGACCGCCTGGCTCCGACCCGCTCCCTGCTGGGCCGCGACGACTTCAACATCCTGGCCCTGTCAGGTGGTGCGTCCGGCGGGGCCTTCGGGGCCGGCGTGCTGACCGGACTGTCCAAGGCCGGGACGCGACCCGAATTTGCCATCGTCACCGGGGTCAGCACCGGGGCCCTGATTGCGCCCCTGGCCTTCCTCGGCTCGGCCTGGGACGAACGCCTGACCGACGCCTATGTCGGCGGCCATGCGGCCGAACTGCTGAGCCTGAAGGGCTTTGCCGGCGGACTCGGGCCCAGCCTGTTCAAGGGCGAGGGCCTGGAGGCCCTGGTCGCGCCCTTCATCGACGAGGTGGTGATCAATGCCGTGGCCCGCGAGCACGCCCGCGGCCGTCGCCTGCTGATCGCCACGACCAATCTCGACAACCAGAAGGCTACCATCTGGGACATGGGCGCGATCGCGGCCAAGGGCGGCGAGGCTGCCGTACGGCTGTTCCGGGACGTCCTGGTCGCCTCGGCGACGGTACCGGGCCTGTTTCCGCCCAAGATGTTCGAGGTCGAGGCCGGTGGCGAGCGCTATCAGGAGATGCATGTGGACGGCGGGGTGGCCGCGCCCCTGTTCCTGATGCCAGACGCCCTGTTGCACTGGCGCAATCTCGGCCAGCGCCTGCGGCGCGGGCGGGTCTATGTGATCGTCAATACGGTGCTGGAGCCCTTGCCGCGCTCGACGCCGCCGGGTGTGGCCTCGATCATGGGGCGCAGCTTCGAGACCATGCTGCGCTTTTCCTATCGTCAGGCCCTGAGCCTGGCCTCGGGCTTCTGTGCGCGCCACAACCTGCCGCTCAGCGTGACCTCGATCCCGTCGAGCTTCGACGGCCTGAACCTGCTGAAGTTCGATACGGCCGCCATGCGCAGCATCTTCGACGAGGGTGAGCGCCTGGCGGCGGCCAATGCCATCTGGGCCAGCCCCTCGGCCGAGCCCAGCGGCTGGCGCGGCCTGTTTCGCCGCCAGCCGGCCCGGGCCGACAGCGATCCGGGACCGACCGACGTTCTGGACTAG